In Gymnogyps californianus isolate 813 chromosome 29, ASM1813914v2, whole genome shotgun sequence, the following are encoded in one genomic region:
- the SDHC gene encoding succinate dehydrogenase cytochrome b560 subunit, mitochondrial isoform X4 → MAALALSVVPMGTTAKEEMARFWEKNTKSNRPLSPHITIYKWSLPMAMSITHRGTGVALRVSLFSLAALLLPEQFPHYLAMVKSLSLGPALIYTAKFALAFPLSYHTWNGVRHLAWDMGKGFKIPQVNQSGVLVLILTLLSSAGLAAM, encoded by the exons ATGGCGGCGCTGGCGTTGAG TGTTGTCCCGATGGGAACGACGGCCAAGGAGGAGATGGCCCGCTTCTGGGAGAAGAACACCAAGTCCAATCGTCCCTTGTCCCCTCATATCACCATTTACAA GTGGTCCCTGCCCATGGCGATGTCCATCACGCACCGGGGCACCGGCGTTGCGCTGA GAGTCTCCCTCTTCAGTctggctgccctgctgctcccagaaCAGTTTCCCCACTACCTGGCCATGGTGAAGTCGCTCAGCCTGGGGCCCGCTCTCATCTACACGGCTAAGTTCGCTCTGGCTTTCCCCCTCTCCTACCACACCTGGAACGGAGTCCGACACCTT GCATGGGACATGGGGAAGGGGTTCAAGATCCCCCAGGTCAACCAGTCTGGGGTGCTGGTCCTGATCTTGACCCTGCTCTCCTCCGCGGGCCTCGCGGCGATGTGA
- the SDHC gene encoding succinate dehydrogenase cytochrome b560 subunit, mitochondrial isoform X1, whose protein sequence is MAALALRCVGRRCLLARLGPGLSVRHVVPMGTTAKEEMARFWEKNTKSNRPLSPHITIYKWSLPMAMSITHRGTGVALSLGVSLFSLAALLLPEQFPHYLAMVKSLSLGPALIYTAKFALAFPLSYHTWNGVRHLAWDMGKGFKIPQVNQSGVLVLILTLLSSAGLAAM, encoded by the exons ATGGCGGCGCTGGCGTTGAG ATGTGTCGGTCGGCGATGCCTGCTGGCTCGGCTTGGCCCCGGCCTTTCTGTGCGACA TGTTGTCCCGATGGGAACGACGGCCAAGGAGGAGATGGCCCGCTTCTGGGAGAAGAACACCAAGTCCAATCGTCCCTTGTCCCCTCATATCACCATTTACAA GTGGTCCCTGCCCATGGCGATGTCCATCACGCACCGGGGCACCGGCGTTGCGCTGAGCTTAG GAGTCTCCCTCTTCAGTctggctgccctgctgctcccagaaCAGTTTCCCCACTACCTGGCCATGGTGAAGTCGCTCAGCCTGGGGCCCGCTCTCATCTACACGGCTAAGTTCGCTCTGGCTTTCCCCCTCTCCTACCACACCTGGAACGGAGTCCGACACCTT GCATGGGACATGGGGAAGGGGTTCAAGATCCCCCAGGTCAACCAGTCTGGGGTGCTGGTCCTGATCTTGACCCTGCTCTCCTCCGCGGGCCTCGCGGCGATGTGA
- the SDHC gene encoding succinate dehydrogenase cytochrome b560 subunit, mitochondrial isoform X5, protein MAALALRWSLPMAMSITHRGTGVALSLGVSLFSLAALLLPEQFPHYLAMVKSLSLGPALIYTAKFALAFPLSYHTWNGVRHLAWDMGKGFKIPQVNQSGVLVLILTLLSSAGLAAM, encoded by the exons ATGGCGGCGCTGGCGTTGAG GTGGTCCCTGCCCATGGCGATGTCCATCACGCACCGGGGCACCGGCGTTGCGCTGAGCTTAG GAGTCTCCCTCTTCAGTctggctgccctgctgctcccagaaCAGTTTCCCCACTACCTGGCCATGGTGAAGTCGCTCAGCCTGGGGCCCGCTCTCATCTACACGGCTAAGTTCGCTCTGGCTTTCCCCCTCTCCTACCACACCTGGAACGGAGTCCGACACCTT GCATGGGACATGGGGAAGGGGTTCAAGATCCCCCAGGTCAACCAGTCTGGGGTGCTGGTCCTGATCTTGACCCTGCTCTCCTCCGCGGGCCTCGCGGCGATGTGA
- the SDHC gene encoding succinate dehydrogenase cytochrome b560 subunit, mitochondrial isoform X2 produces MAALALSVVPMGTTAKEEMARFWEKNTKSNRPLSPHITIYKWSLPMAMSITHRGTGVALSLGVSLFSLAALLLPEQFPHYLAMVKSLSLGPALIYTAKFALAFPLSYHTWNGVRHLAWDMGKGFKIPQVNQSGVLVLILTLLSSAGLAAM; encoded by the exons ATGGCGGCGCTGGCGTTGAG TGTTGTCCCGATGGGAACGACGGCCAAGGAGGAGATGGCCCGCTTCTGGGAGAAGAACACCAAGTCCAATCGTCCCTTGTCCCCTCATATCACCATTTACAA GTGGTCCCTGCCCATGGCGATGTCCATCACGCACCGGGGCACCGGCGTTGCGCTGAGCTTAG GAGTCTCCCTCTTCAGTctggctgccctgctgctcccagaaCAGTTTCCCCACTACCTGGCCATGGTGAAGTCGCTCAGCCTGGGGCCCGCTCTCATCTACACGGCTAAGTTCGCTCTGGCTTTCCCCCTCTCCTACCACACCTGGAACGGAGTCCGACACCTT GCATGGGACATGGGGAAGGGGTTCAAGATCCCCCAGGTCAACCAGTCTGGGGTGCTGGTCCTGATCTTGACCCTGCTCTCCTCCGCGGGCCTCGCGGCGATGTGA
- the SDHC gene encoding succinate dehydrogenase cytochrome b560 subunit, mitochondrial isoform X3, whose product MGTTAKEEMARFWEKNTKSNRPLSPHITIYKWSLPMAMSITHRGTGVALSLGVSLFSLAALLLPEQFPHYLAMVKSLSLGPALIYTAKFALAFPLSYHTWNGVRHLAWDMGKGFKIPQVNQSGVLVLILTLLSSAGLAAM is encoded by the exons ATGGGAACGACGGCCAAGGAGGAGATGGCCCGCTTCTGGGAGAAGAACACCAAGTCCAATCGTCCCTTGTCCCCTCATATCACCATTTACAA GTGGTCCCTGCCCATGGCGATGTCCATCACGCACCGGGGCACCGGCGTTGCGCTGAGCTTAG GAGTCTCCCTCTTCAGTctggctgccctgctgctcccagaaCAGTTTCCCCACTACCTGGCCATGGTGAAGTCGCTCAGCCTGGGGCCCGCTCTCATCTACACGGCTAAGTTCGCTCTGGCTTTCCCCCTCTCCTACCACACCTGGAACGGAGTCCGACACCTT GCATGGGACATGGGGAAGGGGTTCAAGATCCCCCAGGTCAACCAGTCTGGGGTGCTGGTCCTGATCTTGACCCTGCTCTCCTCCGCGGGCCTCGCGGCGATGTGA
- the CFAP126 gene encoding LOW QUALITY PROTEIN: protein Flattop (The sequence of the model RefSeq protein was modified relative to this genomic sequence to represent the inferred CDS: inserted 1 base in 1 codon), with the protein MAARYGAGQYEDAFSPXRLQNWSVPRPGRQHPSLREGSTPIVADDRGHLLPTVPRSQASPWGTFVGTWDMPPRIPPARLDLTSRSAAAAARLIDWIHQPTALTSACNGLQTEITGKPQEPPSDTQTAKEPGRRSSRASSEGIQPAGPPPGAPLEELPGPGAEAPAPLSSAPGLSRKPPTPSDVHANRKHLPMPKGEEGEGVKGA; encoded by the exons ATGGCGGCCCGCTACGGCGCGGGGCAG TACGAGGACGCCTTCAGCC ACCGCCTGCAGAACTGGAGCgtgccccggcccggccggcag cacccctcaCTGCGGGAGGGCTCCACGCCGATCGTCGCCGATGACCGGGGGCACCTGCTCCCCACCGTGCCCCGCTCCCAG gCCTCCCCATGGGGCACATTTGTGGGGACCTGGGACATGCCGCCGAGGATTCCCCCAGCCAGGCTGGACCTGACCTCCCGCTcggccgccgctgccgcgcGGCTCATTGACTGGATCCACCAACCCACCGCCCTGACCAGCGCCTGCAACGGCCTCCAGACGGAGATCACCGGGAAG CCGCAAGAGCCTCCGTCGGACACGCAAACCGCCAAGGAGCCTGGCCGAAGGAGCAGTCGGGCATCCAGCGAGGGCATCCAGCCCGCCGGGCCCCCTCCCGGAGCACCGCTGGAGGAGCTGCCTGGCCCCGGAGCAGAAGCCCCGGCACCGCTCTCCT ctgctcccgGCCTCTCCCGCAAACCACCCACCCCTTCGGACGTgcatgcaaacagaaaacacctTCCTATGCCTAAGGGTGAGGAAGGGGAAGGCGTCAAAGGAGCCTGA